Proteins from one uncultured Cohaesibacter sp. genomic window:
- a CDS encoding DNA starvation/stationary phase protection protein: MTVQAVLQTTPGEAGINNGLDETYRKDMAEALSDILGATYKLTVVSHIYHWNVVGPLFKSLHELTEEHYNDLFAAADEIAERIRALDALAPVKGANFGNFMPERGDVKDLKAQDMVEDLIAMHEELVRTMRRAGESAGDAGDLVTEDMLTGRLTFHEKALWMLRAIVSD; encoded by the coding sequence ATGACTGTACAAGCTGTATTGCAAACCACTCCAGGTGAAGCCGGAATCAACAACGGCTTGGATGAAACCTACCGTAAAGACATGGCCGAGGCTCTGTCCGATATTCTGGGGGCGACCTACAAGCTTACCGTGGTAAGCCATATCTACCACTGGAACGTGGTGGGTCCGCTTTTCAAGTCGTTGCATGAGCTGACAGAAGAACATTATAACGACCTGTTTGCCGCTGCCGACGAAATTGCCGAGCGCATTCGTGCTCTCGATGCCCTTGCGCCAGTCAAAGGAGCCAATTTCGGCAACTTCATGCCTGAGCGCGGCGACGTGAAAGACCTCAAGGCGCAGGATATGGTGGAAGATCTCATCGCCATGCATGAAGAACTTGTGCGCACCATGCGCCGCGCTGGTGAATCGGCCGGGGATGCGGGAGACCTAGTGACCGAAGATATGTTGACTGGTCGCCTGACCTTCCATGAGAAAGCCCTCTGGATGCTGAGAGCGATCGTTAGCGATTGA
- a CDS encoding sigma-70 family RNA polymerase sigma factor, which yields MQNADNSFKREMLSVLPSLRAFAMSLCGKHDRADDLVQDTVMKAWSKQDSFEAGTNMRAWLFTILRNEFYSQMRKSGREIQDSEGTFTESLSIQPAQHGQMDLQDFRNALSKLPDNQREAIILVGASGMSYEEAAEICDCKVGTIKSRVNRARAHLQELLSLEEDGNYHPDNSAASVVSQAFVS from the coding sequence ATGCAAAATGCTGACAACAGTTTCAAGCGCGAGATGCTCTCAGTGCTTCCAAGCTTGCGTGCCTTTGCCATGTCTCTGTGCGGCAAGCATGACCGCGCCGACGATCTGGTTCAGGATACGGTGATGAAAGCCTGGTCCAAACAGGATAGCTTCGAGGCTGGCACCAATATGCGTGCCTGGCTCTTCACCATCCTGCGCAATGAATTCTACAGCCAGATGCGCAAGAGCGGCCGTGAGATTCAGGATAGTGAAGGCACCTTCACGGAGAGCCTTTCCATTCAACCTGCCCAACATGGACAGATGGACTTGCAAGATTTTCGCAATGCGCTGTCCAAGCTGCCAGACAATCAACGCGAGGCGATCATTCTGGTGGGAGCGTCTGGCATGTCCTACGAGGAAGCAGCAGAGATCTGTGACTGCAAGGTCGGAACGATCAAAAGCCGCGTCAACCGCGCACGTGCTCACCTTCAGGAGCTTTTGTCGCTGGAAGAAGATGGCAATTACCATCCGGACAATTCTGCCGCCTCAGTCGTTTCTCAAGCCTTTGTAAGCTAA
- a CDS encoding NepR family anti-sigma factor gives MINDEKKSGILSASDMLGGAVQPNEELDPNGAIAQKLKALYTQTEQEAIPDRFLDLLEQLDEAERAANSLGER, from the coding sequence ATGATAAATGATGAAAAAAAATCGGGCATTCTGAGCGCGTCCGACATGTTGGGGGGAGCCGTTCAGCCAAATGAAGAGTTGGATCCGAACGGCGCCATCGCCCAAAAGCTAAAGGCGCTATATACCCAAACCGAGCAGGAAGCCATTCCAGATCGTTTTCTGGATTTGCTCGAACAGCTGGATGAAGCCGAACGGGCTGCCAACAGCCTTGGTGAGAGGTAA
- a CDS encoding response regulator has protein sequence MTLSTRVAAHLPYLRRYARAVTGSQTSGDAFVAATLEALIADVSVFPKASSDRVSLYKLFSDLYRRANVEVPPAKSPYGWESRAQTNLQNVPPAPRQAFLLASVEEFTPEDIAVVLGVEEGTVPDLLNEASELISKQVATDIMIIEDEPLIAMDIEQMVESLGHRVTGIARTYDEAIELYNSDKPKMVLADIQLADGSSGIDAVNDILKDSDIPVIFITAFPERLLTGERPEPTFLVTKPFNEDMVKALISQALFFERTS, from the coding sequence ATGACGCTTTCTACACGTGTTGCCGCGCATCTTCCCTATCTTCGTCGCTACGCACGCGCTGTGACAGGATCTCAAACATCTGGTGATGCCTTTGTGGCCGCCACTCTGGAGGCGTTGATTGCAGACGTTTCTGTTTTCCCGAAGGCCAGCAGTGATCGCGTTTCGCTCTATAAGCTGTTTTCTGATCTTTATCGAAGAGCCAATGTTGAAGTTCCGCCCGCCAAATCCCCTTATGGATGGGAGAGTCGCGCGCAAACCAACTTGCAAAATGTGCCACCGGCTCCACGCCAGGCCTTCTTGCTGGCTTCTGTCGAAGAATTCACCCCTGAAGACATCGCGGTTGTTCTGGGCGTGGAAGAAGGGACTGTGCCTGATCTGCTCAATGAAGCTTCCGAGCTCATTTCCAAGCAGGTGGCGACCGACATCATGATCATCGAGGACGAGCCTTTGATTGCGATGGACATCGAACAGATGGTCGAAAGCCTTGGGCATAGGGTTACAGGCATCGCGCGGACCTATGACGAGGCGATTGAACTTTACAACAGCGACAAGCCCAAAATGGTTCTCGCCGATATTCAGCTTGCAGACGGATCTTCGGGCATTGATGCAGTCAACGACATTCTCAAGGATAGCGATATTCCCGTGATCTTCATCACTGCTTTCCCGGAACGTCTGCTGACTGGCGAACGCCCTGAGCCGACCTTCCTGGTCACCAAGCCATTCAACGAAGACATGGTCAAGGCATTGATCAGTCAGGCTCTGTTCTTTGAAAGGACATCATAA
- a CDS encoding DUF1328 domain-containing protein: MLYYALVFFIVAIVAGVLGFGGIAGASAGIAQILFFLFLAFLVISLLMHLVRGR, encoded by the coding sequence ATGCTTTATTATGCTTTGGTGTTCTTTATTGTCGCAATTGTTGCGGGTGTACTTGGGTTCGGCGGTATTGCCGGAGCGTCGGCCGGGATCGCTCAGATCTTGTTCTTCCTCTTCTTGGCATTCCTCGTCATCTCCCTGTTGATGCATCTGGTTCGCGGTCGATAG
- a CDS encoding CsbD family protein, which translates to MNWNQIEGNWEQVKGNAQAQWGRLTNDDVDVIAGNRKALAGKLQELYGKQEEEVEREIDEWIARH; encoded by the coding sequence ATGAACTGGAATCAGATTGAAGGCAATTGGGAACAGGTTAAAGGCAATGCGCAGGCACAGTGGGGCCGCTTGACCAATGACGATGTCGATGTGATCGCAGGCAACCGGAAGGCTCTGGCAGGCAAGCTACAGGAGCTGTATGGCAAGCAGGAAGAGGAAGTGGAACGTGAAATCGACGAATGGATCGCGCGTCACTGA
- a CDS encoding CHASE domain-containing protein, which translates to MHRLIAPIVFSTVMIIGTGASLMLYNNAELATEKRAEDLAGQVVDRVSLRLSQHFALLRATNAFIAATPNRIRHTQFDKIIAGFDLKDNYPGLQGIGFAEAISPSEDEALGAILKRDYGSGAKIWPETDQAERASITLLEPLTDRNHAAIGYDMYSEPVRRAAIQKAYETGDMVASGPVELVQEITAIKQAGFLVYSRYEDTDTPGAYEGLRPSVGRKPTRGLVYAPFRAGDLFMTALSQKPTLPVVLQAHDLDDKSRPLFKSALYDDVEQFGSRVTRVMEVAGRKWVLDIRVKNKVAWTLQTAAPYVSFAVFFLLAAMLAWITHSQLRAVRTAKTLQKLSEKNLIEKDLLLQEMKHRIKNSIARILAMARQTAHHSETIEDYSESLTARLQAMANAQDALTRSHWQRADLSDLLSKELGQVLGEDQFGGTISGPKVELDETTVQAFALTFHELATNALKYSDVAKDNAALSVTWSLEQKGKVRNLHLVWKERSEDALVVPEHKGFGTKLIDANIRGELRGSIERRFEKYGLTVEITVPLPENGRSKAKSKAGAAPTARAGKEPDDKA; encoded by the coding sequence ATGCACCGACTTATCGCTCCGATTGTCTTTTCAACAGTCATGATCATTGGCACTGGTGCATCACTGATGCTCTATAACAACGCGGAACTGGCAACGGAAAAGCGTGCGGAAGATCTGGCCGGACAGGTTGTCGACCGCGTTTCCTTGCGCCTGTCACAGCATTTTGCGTTGCTCAGGGCAACCAATGCCTTCATTGCGGCAACGCCCAATCGCATACGGCATACGCAGTTTGACAAGATTATCGCCGGTTTCGATCTTAAGGACAATTATCCCGGCCTTCAGGGCATCGGCTTTGCTGAAGCCATTTCGCCCAGTGAGGATGAAGCGCTCGGAGCCATTCTGAAAAGAGATTATGGGTCTGGTGCCAAGATTTGGCCAGAGACGGATCAGGCCGAACGCGCTTCGATCACGCTTCTGGAACCCTTGACGGACAGGAACCACGCAGCCATCGGCTATGATATGTATTCAGAGCCTGTGCGCCGCGCGGCAATCCAGAAGGCCTATGAAACGGGAGACATGGTGGCTTCCGGGCCTGTGGAACTGGTGCAGGAGATCACCGCAATCAAGCAGGCCGGTTTCCTCGTTTACTCGCGATATGAAGACACCGATACACCCGGAGCTTATGAAGGCCTGCGTCCTTCGGTGGGCAGAAAACCGACCAGAGGGCTGGTTTATGCGCCTTTCCGTGCCGGGGATCTCTTCATGACGGCACTTTCCCAGAAACCGACGCTTCCCGTGGTGTTGCAGGCGCATGATCTGGATGACAAGAGCCGCCCTCTCTTCAAGTCCGCGCTTTATGATGATGTCGAACAGTTCGGCTCGCGGGTGACCCGCGTCATGGAAGTTGCCGGTCGCAAATGGGTGCTAGATATACGGGTCAAGAACAAAGTCGCCTGGACCCTGCAAACCGCAGCCCCTTATGTGTCCTTTGCTGTATTTTTCCTTCTGGCCGCCATGTTGGCATGGATCACGCATTCCCAGTTGCGCGCGGTGCGTACCGCCAAGACCTTGCAGAAACTGTCGGAAAAGAACCTGATAGAGAAAGATCTGCTTTTGCAGGAAATGAAGCACCGGATCAAGAATTCCATCGCGCGCATTTTGGCCATGGCGCGGCAGACGGCTCACCACTCCGAAACGATCGAAGACTATTCCGAGAGCCTGACGGCGCGCTTGCAGGCGATGGCCAACGCACAGGACGCGCTCACGCGTTCTCATTGGCAGCGGGCCGATTTGTCCGATCTGTTATCAAAAGAGTTGGGGCAGGTGCTTGGTGAGGACCAGTTCGGGGGCACGATATCGGGGCCGAAAGTGGAACTGGATGAAACTACGGTGCAGGCTTTTGCGCTGACTTTCCATGAGTTGGCAACCAATGCACTCAAATATAGTGACGTTGCAAAGGATAATGCCGCCCTTAGCGTGACATGGTCTCTTGAGCAGAAGGGCAAGGTAAGAAATCTGCACCTTGTCTGGAAGGAACGTAGCGAGGATGCGCTTGTGGTTCCTGAGCATAAGGGATTTGGCACCAAGCTGATCGATGCCAATATCCGGGGTGAGTTGCGCGGTTC